Proteins found in one Seonamhaeicola sp. S2-3 genomic segment:
- a CDS encoding TonB-dependent receptor, which translates to MKCKFLIFRQEHFKHLLFVIVLSFFHCSFALTKVSHVYLTKVESALKDVLDRTNHSYIQQTISGIVTDEKGVPLPGVTVLEQGTQNGTATNFDGEYTISVTNQKSVLVFSYIGYTTKKIIVGSKENLNVQLVPSQDELDEVTIVAFSKQKKSSVIGSMSTVKPSELKIPSSNLTTALAGRIPGVISYQRSGEPGQDNASFFIRGVTSFGYKVDPLILIDGVESSTTELAQLSPDDISSFSIMKDATATSLYGARGANGVILIATKEGKEGKAKVFVRYETSFSSNTKQLKLADPITYMELENEAVLTRNPIGFLPYSQNKIDNTAAGLNEYVYPANNWMEQLLKDFTVNNRLNLNVSGGGKVARYYIAGVFSKDNGILKVDDRNNFNSNINLKNYQLRSNINIDLTETTEAIVRLAGSFDDYTGPIDGGSRMFSKILGSNPVMFPAYYPSEVKPFAKHILFGNSSNASSGNEPSFINPYADMVKGYKDYTRSNMSAQFELKQDLSFLTPGLSARMLFNTERYSFFDVSRFYNPHFYSAYGYDKSNDSYKLNLLNELSATDYLSYNEGLRDINSATYTEVAINYSNTFSEKHEVTGLLVGTRRNQLFANQGSLQKSLPYRNQGVSGRLTYGYDSRYMAEFNFGYNGSERFHKSHRYGFFPSAGIGWFVSNEPFWKGLKSTITKLKLRATYGLVGNDAIGSAEDRFFYLSEVDLNAGGRAAWFGTNFQYARPGVNVNRYSNEDISWETAKKMNLGLELNLFNNLEIQADYFTENRSNILMDRAFIPATMGLSAPIRANVGKAKSNGFEISFDYNKSFTSGFWVQGRANFTYAHSEFLFFEEPQYSEENSHLFHKGQPLSQQWGLIAERLFVDEYDVANSPKQNFGEYLAGDIKYRDVNGDGEITNLDRVPIGHPTVPEIIYGGGLSFGYKNFDFSFFLQGSARSSFWIDPVRTAPFVANPDLGAGSQNALLQVYADNHWSESNRDSYALWPRLSSTLNTNNTQTSTWFMRNGAFLRLKSVELGFSLPDAVIKNLHLSNARLYFSGINLLSISGFDLWDIEMGGNGLGYPIQRVLNFGMTFNF; encoded by the coding sequence ATGAAATGTAAATTTTTAATTTTTAGGCAGGAACATTTTAAACATTTATTGTTTGTAATAGTTCTTTCCTTTTTTCACTGTTCATTTGCCTTAACAAAGGTATCTCATGTTTATTTAACAAAAGTGGAGTCTGCTCTAAAAGATGTGTTAGATAGAACTAACCATAGTTATATACAGCAGACAATATCAGGGATTGTAACTGATGAAAAAGGTGTGCCACTGCCAGGCGTGACGGTTCTAGAACAAGGCACGCAAAATGGAACAGCTACCAATTTTGATGGCGAGTACACTATAAGTGTCACTAATCAAAAAAGTGTATTAGTGTTTTCTTATATAGGATATACTACAAAAAAAATAATAGTAGGAAGTAAAGAGAACTTGAATGTTCAGTTAGTGCCAAGTCAAGATGAATTAGATGAAGTTACTATTGTAGCATTTTCAAAACAGAAAAAGTCCAGTGTTATTGGTTCCATGTCTACTGTTAAACCTAGTGAATTAAAAATACCATCAAGTAATTTAACAACAGCTTTAGCAGGAAGAATACCAGGAGTTATCTCTTACCAAAGAAGTGGTGAGCCAGGACAAGATAATGCTTCTTTTTTTATAAGAGGGGTCACTAGTTTTGGCTATAAGGTAGATCCTTTAATTTTAATAGATGGGGTAGAATCTTCAACTACAGAATTGGCACAATTGTCGCCAGATGATATTAGCTCATTTTCAATTATGAAAGATGCTACCGCAACCTCTCTATATGGTGCAAGAGGTGCAAATGGTGTTATATTAATAGCTACTAAAGAAGGAAAAGAAGGAAAAGCAAAAGTATTTGTACGTTACGAAACTTCCTTTTCAAGTAACACAAAGCAATTAAAACTGGCAGATCCTATAACATACATGGAATTAGAAAATGAAGCGGTACTTACACGAAACCCTATTGGGTTTTTGCCGTATTCGCAAAATAAAATAGATAATACCGCAGCGGGTTTAAATGAGTATGTGTATCCAGCAAATAATTGGATGGAGCAATTGTTAAAAGATTTTACAGTTAACAATAGACTTAACTTAAATGTTAGTGGTGGCGGTAAAGTGGCAAGGTATTACATAGCGGGGGTTTTTAGTAAAGATAATGGGATTTTAAAAGTAGATGATCGAAATAACTTCAATAGTAATATTAACCTTAAAAATTATCAGCTTAGATCTAATATAAATATTGACTTAACAGAAACTACAGAAGCTATAGTAAGACTAGCAGGTTCTTTTGATGATTATACGGGACCTATTGATGGCGGTTCACGTATGTTTTCTAAAATATTGGGATCTAATCCAGTAATGTTTCCTGCTTATTACCCGTCAGAAGTTAAACCTTTTGCTAAACACATTTTATTTGGTAATAGTAGTAATGCGTCTAGCGGTAACGAACCTAGTTTTATTAACCCCTATGCAGATATGGTTAAAGGGTACAAGGATTACACAAGGTCTAATATGTCTGCTCAATTTGAACTAAAACAAGATTTATCTTTTTTAACCCCTGGCTTATCTGCAAGAATGTTATTTAATACAGAACGCTACTCGTTTTTTGATGTTTCTAGGTTTTATAACCCACATTTTTATTCGGCTTATGGCTATGATAAATCTAACGATTCTTATAAGTTGAATTTACTTAATGAATTATCGGCAACAGATTATTTAAGCTATAACGAAGGTCTAAGAGATATAAATTCGGCAACTTATACAGAGGTTGCAATAAATTACAGTAATACATTTTCTGAAAAACATGAGGTTACTGGTTTATTGGTTGGCACAAGAAGAAACCAATTATTTGCTAATCAGGGTAGTTTGCAAAAATCCTTGCCCTATAGAAATCAAGGTGTTTCGGGGCGATTAACTTACGGGTATGATTCAAGATATATGGCCGAATTTAATTTTGGTTACAATGGCTCAGAACGTTTTCATAAATCTCATCGGTATGGGTTTTTCCCGTCAGCAGGTATTGGTTGGTTTGTTTCTAACGAACCATTTTGGAAAGGTTTAAAATCCACCATAACTAAACTGAAATTACGAGCAACCTATGGTTTAGTTGGAAACGATGCCATTGGTAGTGCAGAAGATAGGTTTTTTTATCTTTCAGAAGTTGACTTAAATGCAGGAGGTAGAGCCGCATGGTTTGGTACCAATTTTCAATATGCAAGACCTGGGGTAAATGTAAATCGTTATTCCAATGAAGATATAAGCTGGGAAACTGCAAAGAAAATGAATCTTGGTTTAGAGCTTAATTTGTTTAACAATTTAGAGATTCAAGCCGATTATTTTACCGAGAATAGAAGTAATATTTTAATGGATAGAGCTTTTATTCCTGCTACAATGGGGCTATCTGCACCAATTAGAGCAAATGTAGGAAAGGCCAAATCAAATGGATTTGAAATTTCTTTCGATTACAACAAATCCTTTACCAGTGGTTTTTGGGTACAAGGAAGAGCTAACTTTACCTATGCCCATAGTGAGTTTCTTTTCTTTGAAGAACCGCAATACTCTGAAGAAAATAGTCATTTATTCCATAAAGGACAGCCATTATCACAACAATGGGGGCTTATTGCAGAGCGTTTATTTGTAGATGAGTATGATGTAGCAAACTCACCAAAACAAAATTTTGGAGAATACCTTGCTGGAGATATAAAATATAGAGATGTTAATGGAGATGGAGAAATTACTAATTTAGATAGAGTTCCCATAGGGCATCCTACGGTTCCTGAGATTATATATGGAGGCGGATTGTCTTTTGGGTATAAAAATTTCGATTTCTCGTTTTTTCTGCAAGGTTCTGCTCGGTCTTCTTTTTGGATAGACCCCGTAAGAACAGCTCCCTTTGTTGCAAATCCCGATTTAGGAGCAGGATCTCAAAATGCACTATTACAGGTTTATGCAGACAATCACTGGTCTGAGTCCAACCGAGATTCTTATGCGCTTTGGCCTAGGTTGAGCAGTACATTAAATACAAATAACACACAAACAAGTACCTGGTTTATGAGAAACGGAGCGTTTTTAAGACTAAAATCTGTAGAGTTAGGTTTTAGTTTGCCCGATGCCGTCATTAAAAATCTGCACTTGTCAAATGCTCGCTTATATTTTAGTGGTATAAACTTATTAAGTATTAGCGGTTTCGATTTATGGGATATAGAAATGGGAGGTAATGGTTTAGGTTACCCAATTCAACGTGTACTTAACTTTGGAATGACCTTTAATTTTTAA
- a CDS encoding sugar porter family MFS transporter, translated as MNNTNQKTNMLYVYLLTITAALGGLLFGYDTAVIAGAIGFLQTKFELSAAMTGWAASSAIWGCVLGAMVAGYFSDKYGRKKVLFVTAVLFSISALGSAMPNTLTQFVIARFVGGVGVGAASMLSPLYISEIAPAKKRGMLVTLYQLAIVLGINIVYFINLKIASSGTETWNVEMGWRYMLGSEIIPAALFFVMLLLVPESPRWLASKNRTEEASKILNKVNGNIQGEKVLNEIKETLKTEKGTVKELFSKSLRPALLIGMVLALFSQITGINAIIYYAPEIFKNIGFDAESSLFQTVIIGVVNTIFTFVAIGFIDKVGRRKLLLWGLTGMIICLCSVGFVFYTEQSASILTLIFILGFIACFASSLGPIPWVIISEIFPTKTRGLAMSCATFMVWIGVVAITQFTPVMLENFGGAFTFWIFMVNAIFLLGFIYIKLPETSGKTLEEIEESWKK; from the coding sequence ATGAACAATACAAATCAAAAAACAAACATGCTCTATGTTTATTTATTAACCATCACAGCAGCTTTAGGAGGCTTGTTATTTGGGTATGATACAGCTGTAATAGCTGGCGCTATAGGATTTTTGCAAACAAAGTTTGAATTATCTGCAGCCATGACAGGTTGGGCGGCATCAAGTGCTATTTGGGGGTGTGTTTTAGGTGCTATGGTTGCTGGTTATTTTAGTGATAAGTACGGACGAAAAAAAGTGTTGTTTGTAACAGCTGTTCTTTTTTCCATTTCTGCTTTAGGTTCAGCAATGCCAAATACATTAACACAATTTGTAATAGCAAGGTTTGTTGGTGGGGTAGGCGTAGGTGCAGCTTCAATGCTATCTCCATTATATATATCTGAAATTGCTCCAGCAAAAAAAAGAGGCATGTTGGTAACCTTATATCAACTAGCTATAGTTTTAGGTATCAATATTGTGTATTTTATCAATTTAAAAATAGCTAGTTCAGGTACAGAAACTTGGAACGTTGAGATGGGATGGCGTTATATGTTGGGCTCTGAAATTATACCTGCCGCATTGTTTTTTGTTATGCTTTTGTTAGTTCCTGAAAGTCCAAGATGGTTAGCTTCAAAAAATAGAACAGAAGAAGCTTCTAAAATACTTAATAAAGTTAATGGTAACATACAAGGAGAAAAAGTGTTAAATGAAATAAAAGAAACACTTAAAACAGAAAAGGGTACGGTAAAAGAACTGTTTTCCAAAAGTCTCCGTCCAGCTTTACTTATAGGTATGGTTTTAGCCCTTTTTTCACAAATAACGGGTATTAATGCTATTATTTATTATGCACCAGAAATTTTTAAAAATATTGGTTTCGATGCCGAATCATCTTTATTTCAAACGGTTATTATTGGAGTAGTAAATACTATATTTACATTTGTGGCTATTGGTTTTATAGATAAAGTGGGACGCAGAAAACTTTTACTATGGGGGTTAACAGGAATGATAATTTGTTTGTGTAGTGTTGGTTTTGTGTTTTATACAGAACAAAGTGCTAGTATATTAACATTGATTTTTATACTTGGTTTTATTGCCTGTTTTGCTTCGTCTTTAGGTCCAATTCCATGGGTGATTATATCAGAAATTTTCCCTACAAAAACAAGAGGTTTAGCCATGTCTTGTGCTACTTTTATGGTTTGGATTGGCGTGGTTGCCATAACACAGTTTACGCCTGTTATGCTTGAAAATTTTGGAGGAGCATTTACATTCTGGATATTTATGGTAAATGCTATTTTCTTATTAGGGTTCATATATATAAAATTACCAGAAACTAGCGGCAAAACCCTAGAAGAAATAGAAGAAAGCTGGAAGAAATAG
- a CDS encoding RagB/SusD family nutrient uptake outer membrane protein, whose product MKTIKKINILLVLTFFGIISSCSDYLDVVPDNVATIDNAFVDKTQAEKYLFTCYSYLPRFDDPEGNPEFYAGDEYWIFWPIPDGYATSLDPYQIARGLQNRVSPLMNFWEGGGRVPPLWQGVRSCNIFLENIEKVIDLEPFLKSRWIAEVKFLKAYYHWYLMKLYGPIPIVDKNLPISANSDEVRVERRPVDEVVDYIVSLIDSVTEEGTNGGLPDRIDNKTTELGRITKPIALSIKARILVTAASPLFNGNKDYDNFLANDGTPLFNTNFEIEKWNKALKACEEAVEACEAAGISLYEFDENAQGVTDRIKTEMSIRNAVCDKWNSELIWGNVGSDVPSWAVQLTASPNLDPNITSLNLKAHFAPTLRIAELFYTENGVPIDEDKTWSYQDRYNLRTVEASDEGMQEGYKTVGLHFNREPRFYANLGFDGATWFMRNNTWDLKTKTGQHAGKKQSVLYSITGYYAKKLVNWNMVISQGGGVSLEFYPWPVMRLADLYLLYAEALNETGNNALALNYINKVRERAGLETVETSWSNFSNNPGKYTTQEGLREIIHQERLIELALEGKRFWDLKRWKKSGTLLNAPIYGWDIGQEDYETYNRKTLLFNQKFNVPRDYFWPLSDNVLTTNPNLIQNPGW is encoded by the coding sequence ATGAAAACAATAAAAAAAATAAATATACTGCTTGTTTTAACTTTTTTTGGAATAATCAGTTCTTGTAGTGATTATCTAGACGTTGTTCCAGATAACGTTGCTACCATAGACAATGCTTTTGTTGATAAAACACAAGCAGAAAAGTACCTTTTTACTTGCTACTCTTATTTACCTCGGTTTGATGATCCAGAGGGGAATCCTGAATTTTATGCAGGCGATGAGTATTGGATTTTTTGGCCAATTCCTGATGGTTATGCAACCTCGTTAGATCCTTACCAAATTGCTCGTGGTTTACAAAATAGAGTAAGCCCTCTAATGAATTTTTGGGAAGGAGGCGGTCGGGTTCCCCCACTATGGCAAGGGGTTCGGTCTTGTAATATTTTTCTAGAAAATATTGAAAAGGTAATTGATTTAGAACCGTTTCTTAAAAGCAGATGGATTGCAGAAGTTAAATTTCTTAAAGCATATTATCATTGGTATTTAATGAAATTGTATGGCCCAATACCTATTGTAGATAAGAACTTACCTATATCGGCAAATTCCGATGAAGTTAGAGTAGAAAGAAGACCAGTAGATGAAGTGGTAGATTATATAGTAAGTTTAATAGATTCTGTTACAGAAGAAGGAACAAACGGCGGTTTACCCGATAGAATTGATAATAAAACCACAGAACTTGGTAGAATTACAAAACCAATAGCTCTATCTATAAAAGCTCGTATTTTAGTAACTGCGGCAAGTCCGTTATTTAATGGTAATAAAGATTACGATAACTTTTTAGCCAATGATGGTACCCCATTATTTAACACTAATTTCGAAATTGAGAAATGGAACAAAGCATTAAAAGCTTGTGAAGAAGCTGTTGAAGCATGTGAGGCCGCAGGAATTAGTTTGTATGAGTTTGATGAAAATGCCCAAGGAGTTACAGATAGAATTAAAACTGAAATGAGCATTAGAAATGCAGTTTGCGATAAGTGGAATTCTGAGCTTATTTGGGGTAACGTAGGATCCGATGTGCCTTCATGGGCGGTACAGTTAACCGCTAGCCCTAATTTAGACCCCAATATTACTAGTTTAAATCTAAAAGCACATTTTGCTCCAACCTTACGTATAGCAGAATTATTTTATACCGAAAATGGAGTGCCTATTGATGAAGATAAAACATGGAGTTACCAAGATAGATATAATTTGCGTACCGTTGAAGCTAGTGATGAAGGCATGCAAGAGGGCTACAAAACAGTAGGTCTACATTTTAATAGAGAACCAAGATTTTATGCAAATTTAGGTTTTGATGGCGCCACATGGTTTATGCGTAATAATACCTGGGATTTAAAAACCAAAACAGGACAGCATGCAGGTAAAAAACAGAGTGTTTTGTATTCTATAACAGGATATTATGCTAAAAAACTGGTTAACTGGAATATGGTAATATCGCAAGGAGGTGGAGTGAGTTTAGAATTTTACCCTTGGCCCGTGATGCGATTAGCAGATTTATATTTACTGTATGCTGAAGCATTAAATGAAACTGGTAATAATGCTTTAGCTTTAAATTATATTAATAAAGTACGAGAAAGAGCTGGTTTAGAAACGGTAGAAACATCGTGGAGTAACTTTTCTAATAATCCAGGAAAATACACTACACAAGAAGGCTTAAGAGAAATAATACATCAAGAACGGTTAATAGAATTGGCTTTAGAAGGAAAACGTTTTTGGGATTTAAAGCGTTGGAAAAAATCTGGAACTCTATTAAACGCACCAATTTATGGTTGGGATATTGGACAAGAAGATTATGAAACCTATAACCGAAAAACGTTATTGTTTAATCAAAAGTTTAATGTACCCCGAGATTATTTTTGGCCTCTGTCCGATAATGTGCTCACAACTAACCCTAATTTAATTCAAAATCCTGGGTGGTAA